One genomic segment of Paenibacillus sp. FSL H8-0332 includes these proteins:
- a CDS encoding condensation domain-containing protein encodes MTNHRPIRKSLVEDMLKLTSMQEGLLYHCLRQPDSGLYFEQYSYSLHGPMDITASVRAWNWTIRHNEMLRTVFRWENIEHPVQIILKHRPITMTVHDLTLLNEADKEEAWKGILQADRSNPFQLEELPLFRVMVTEWDDNRFVMTVSHHHILYDGWSNGIILGEFMEAYEAFQAGRRPQTIHKPGFREYLKWLHGQDTGGRQEFWQQYLQGYVVRPLLTQNIGSMSAGSNEAGYDSCMIEDGLRQDLIHAARATGVTVGDIYTAAWGFLLQQYSGQDDVVFGVTASGRSGNLPGIEQIAGLLMNTVPVRVHANHESRVIDVLLNIRQSNLRRQPYEITPLVDVQEWMEAGSRKELFDTLLIIENYPLNIRTFGNLQLEDFSGHSSTNYPLLLSITDIHQTAFHFVYHTEIFNREDIALLRERFVGMLRLMLADLQQPVGQLGSLTDLERELNQLWEVEFKLQPVSGNGGHYE; translated from the coding sequence ATGACCAACCACCGTCCGATCCGAAAAAGTCTGGTAGAGGATATGCTTAAGCTTACTTCCATGCAGGAAGGGTTATTGTACCATTGTCTGCGGCAACCGGATTCCGGCTTATATTTCGAACAATACAGCTATTCCCTGCACGGGCCAATGGATATTACCGCCAGCGTAAGAGCCTGGAATTGGACGATACGCCATAATGAGATGCTGCGGACCGTGTTCCGCTGGGAGAATATCGAACATCCGGTTCAGATTATTCTCAAGCACCGGCCGATTACCATGACCGTGCATGATCTTACGCTGCTCAATGAGGCGGACAAGGAGGAAGCCTGGAAGGGAATTCTGCAGGCAGACCGCTCCAACCCGTTTCAGCTGGAGGAACTTCCTTTGTTTCGGGTCATGGTCACCGAGTGGGATGATAACCGGTTTGTCATGACAGTCAGCCATCACCATATTCTGTATGATGGCTGGAGCAACGGAATTATTCTCGGCGAGTTCATGGAGGCTTACGAAGCATTTCAAGCCGGAAGGCGCCCCCAAACGATACATAAGCCCGGCTTCAGGGAGTATCTGAAATGGCTGCACGGACAGGACACGGGCGGGAGGCAAGAATTCTGGCAGCAATATTTGCAGGGATATGTGGTTCGTCCATTGCTCACGCAGAATATCGGTTCTATGTCAGCCGGAAGCAACGAAGCCGGATACGATTCCTGCATGATCGAAGATGGGCTAAGACAAGACCTGATTCATGCGGCCCGGGCAACTGGGGTGACGGTGGGTGACATTTATACGGCGGCATGGGGATTCTTGCTGCAACAGTACTCGGGACAGGACGATGTCGTGTTCGGGGTCACCGCATCCGGACGCAGCGGCAACCTGCCGGGGATAGAGCAGATTGCCGGGCTGCTCATGAATACGGTCCCGGTGAGGGTACACGCAAATCATGAATCCAGAGTTATCGATGTCCTGCTGAATATCCGGCAGTCCAATCTGCGGAGACAGCCTTATGAGATTACTCCACTAGTCGATGTGCAGGAGTGGATGGAGGCCGGCAGCCGGAAGGAGCTTTTCGATACACTGCTGATTATTGAGAATTACCCGTTAAATATCCGAACGTTCGGGAATCTGCAACTGGAGGATTTCTCTGGCCACAGCTCTACGAACTATCCTTTATTGCTCTCCATTACAGATATTCATCAGACAGCTTTTCATTTTGTCTATCACACAGAGATCTTCAACAGGGAAGACATTGCCTTGCTCCGTGAAAGATTTGTAGGAATGTTAAGACTTATGCTTGCGGATCTGCAGCAGCCGGTGGGGCAATTGGGTAGTCTGACCGACCTGGAGCGGGAGCTGAACCAGCTCTGGGAAGTAGAATTCAAACTTCAGCCGGTATCAGGAAATGGAGGACATTATGAGTAA
- a CDS encoding archaeosine biosynthesis radical SAM protein RaSEA produces the protein MSNLNKWGGMDSYTWTGSKETVKYYRQIAKAMEAIHAKIPKQDFHLNTVATETDIREENFQGIQYKRAVMYLMSNGCEWALKNGNGCTMCGHLAKQTRSDTAISADNYIAQFENEFKRIPFDQFPLLNVYNNGSIINEREIPSEALWRILQMIGETPEIKMLVVETRPEFVTEEKIREIKRLLPNKHIEIAMGLELVDDFLRYVCINKGFTLKQYNKAAEIITREMHMRTYVLLKPPFLTEMEAIEQAVLAVEHSFRVGGTTVSLETCTIQDYTLVQVLSERKGYKTAWLWSILEVVKRTAHLGKLIVGLFQFYPSPVGVPYNCPECSDRVLAALKEYNRTLDISALDGLDCSCRQQWEAELREEPPTFESRLAVLEDEWKAAD, from the coding sequence ATGAGTAATCTTAACAAATGGGGCGGGATGGACTCCTACACCTGGACGGGTTCCAAAGAAACCGTAAAGTATTACCGCCAGATTGCAAAGGCTATGGAGGCTATACATGCTAAGATCCCCAAGCAGGATTTCCATCTGAATACGGTCGCCACGGAGACGGATATCCGGGAGGAGAATTTCCAGGGAATCCAATACAAACGTGCCGTTATGTATCTGATGTCTAACGGCTGTGAATGGGCGCTGAAGAACGGTAATGGCTGTACCATGTGTGGTCATTTGGCGAAGCAGACCCGGTCGGATACAGCGATCTCGGCGGATAATTATATTGCGCAGTTTGAGAACGAGTTCAAGCGTATTCCATTCGATCAGTTTCCGCTCTTAAATGTGTATAATAACGGATCCATTATCAATGAACGAGAGATTCCTTCGGAGGCCTTGTGGAGAATTCTGCAAATGATTGGTGAAACGCCTGAAATTAAAATGCTGGTTGTGGAGACCCGTCCCGAGTTCGTTACCGAAGAGAAGATTAGGGAGATCAAGCGGCTCCTTCCAAATAAACATATTGAAATAGCGATGGGACTGGAACTCGTCGACGATTTCCTGCGGTATGTTTGCATCAATAAGGGGTTTACGCTTAAACAATATAACAAAGCAGCAGAGATCATTACCCGGGAGATGCATATGCGCACGTATGTCCTTTTGAAGCCCCCTTTTTTGACAGAGATGGAGGCTATTGAACAAGCAGTACTGGCTGTTGAACATTCCTTCCGGGTCGGAGGGACGACAGTATCACTGGAAACCTGCACCATCCAGGACTATACTCTGGTCCAGGTTCTGAGTGAACGCAAGGGATACAAGACGGCCTGGTTGTGGAGTATCCTGGAGGTCGTCAAGCGTACAGCCCACCTTGGAAAATTGATAGTCGGGTTGTTCCAGTTCTATCCTTCGCCGGTGGGAGTGCCCTATAATTGTCCGGAATGCAGCGACAGAGTGCTCGCAGCCTTGAAGGAATATAACCGAACATTGGATATATCCGCACTGGACGGCCTGGATTGCAGTTGCAGGCAGCAATGGGAAGCGGAACTGCGGGAGGAGCCGCCAACTTTTGAGTCCCGCCTGGCTGTTCTGGAGGATGAGTGGAAGGCTGCCGACTAG
- a CDS encoding CmcI family methyltransferase encodes MTTIAQCLRFLPVEPLKHYIHKRYNNLPWVHKFGLDHIHFQGEVLVIHHSKPGFITLSAGQAEELKQSVKEGRTDSAVLDLLPEDWFRDTTGSGLIDGLLDKVLIPGLFERLTPENLKLDVTDPESRRLRAILEGVPERMPLFPAIQNPYELREFLELVQKRKPKTVVEIGTAGGGVFYSLCQLADANARLISIDYPGGPYGGGQDEYEVQLYSGFGAPGQQLSFIRDRSFHHSTKQDLIRLLGDRQIDLLFIDGDHSYGGVSSDYHMYRQLVSQGGIIAFHDIHLHPKTWGRGYDVGIYWNEVKLLCSTCTEISDPEGSREPSGFQQNGRSLSYGIGIVHN; translated from the coding sequence ATGACTACAATTGCGCAATGTTTAAGGTTCCTGCCTGTGGAACCGCTCAAGCATTATATTCACAAAAGGTATAACAATCTGCCATGGGTCCACAAATTCGGGCTGGACCATATTCACTTCCAGGGGGAAGTGCTGGTTATTCATCATTCCAAGCCCGGATTCATAACATTATCTGCCGGACAAGCCGAAGAGCTTAAACAGTCGGTGAAGGAAGGGAGGACAGACTCGGCTGTACTGGATCTTCTGCCGGAAGACTGGTTCCGGGATACAACCGGCAGCGGGTTGATTGACGGGTTGCTGGACAAGGTGCTGATTCCGGGACTCTTTGAACGGCTGACACCGGAAAACTTGAAGCTGGATGTAACCGATCCGGAATCACGGCGTCTACGCGCCATTCTGGAAGGAGTACCTGAGCGGATGCCGCTGTTTCCGGCAATTCAGAACCCTTATGAGCTCAGGGAATTTCTGGAGCTGGTCCAGAAGCGCAAGCCTAAGACAGTAGTGGAAATCGGAACAGCTGGAGGCGGCGTATTCTACAGCCTGTGTCAGCTGGCGGATGCTAATGCCCGCCTGATCAGCATTGATTATCCGGGAGGCCCTTACGGAGGCGGACAGGATGAGTACGAGGTGCAGTTGTACTCCGGCTTCGGCGCACCGGGCCAACAGCTCTCTTTTATCCGGGACCGCTCATTCCACCATTCCACCAAGCAGGATTTAATCAGGCTCCTGGGGGACAGGCAGATTGATCTGCTGTTTATCGACGGGGATCATTCCTATGGCGGAGTTAGTTCAGACTACCATATGTACCGCCAGCTGGTATCGCAAGGAGGAATAATTGCCTTTCATGATATCCACCTGCATCCCAAAACTTGGGGCCGGGGATACGACGTCGGAATTTACTGGAATGAGGTAAAGCTTCTCTGCAGCACCTGCACAGAGATTTCCGATCCCGAGGGGAGCCGGGAACCGTCGGGCTTCCAGCAGAATGGAAGGTCCTTATCCTACGGGATTGGAATTGTTCACAATTAA
- a CDS encoding amino acid adenylation domain-containing protein: MVHDVDLKSKIIDEYWMKKLSPQLPKEMLPAQNTSAESSVEGTECWEAVIPVTILRQLEQVSGGSELARLIVLLTAVSGLLCRYNEHGESLIGTTTLRQSGQEGGQVLYLRNRVEQDQPWKTLLEAMHAELSRSFNHRGLPLEQVKERLLTLPGFRTEVLQQIAVVDEGLQTSPEGLMLFPLVVKWKCSDSTQGQILQFIFDPNLYDAAIIRSFAANLVHVLGALTMKPLASLDAGECPMLASTECEILLTTLNNTFHTGNSVRLLHQFLEEQAARMPDQTALVQEDRKVTYRELNRRANGLAGILREYGVRPEQIVGIVVRQSIEMIIAINAVLKAGGAYCPLDPELPQERLQQMMEDSGIEFVLTIGAQPELAGPWRIIDITIPFVTGCEADNLPTLAAPHHLAYVLYTSGSTGRPKGVMIEHRSIVNQIAGLMLHYSFDASLRHVLLAPYTFDPSVQQVFLPLATGGTLYLISRTQITDPDCFWDLVCEEKINVINTVPSLMEVLMEQTDGLPHQLDYVIMAGESFTHELACRLKQRFDIRFLFNIYGPTEATINTTLYEWHSGSNHGTVPIGKPLTNYQVYVLDAEQRLLPYGASGELYIGGAGLARGYINRPELTSKAFIAHPFRPGARLYRTGDIVRWLPDGHLQFIRRIDHQVKINGMRVELGEIESVLREYPGIKEVALVHGVSANSTELAAFYTRFSANDKSAADITQESLTAHLRRFVPEYMVPVHFVELARMPMTVNGKTDKSALKVPRRMNGLAGPRNAVEEKLIEIWRKLLGGGEFGIHSSFFESGGNSLSVVRLQSRINQAFDVKLTISQLFTHHTIACQAEVLRSSGREKVNVEREGLRAVQVQNSERVADSNGSRLSGNNDIAVIGIACRFPHAASQEEFWDNLCRGVDSVGVIPQQRLQDILPGIAVSDEYGASFPRGAYLERIDTFDPQFFQISPNEAAMMDPQQRLFLQVVWEAFQDAGYGEKEVFGSRTGVFAGTGKPKYLELMEQIEPSAIPGNLQAAIAGRIAYTFNLTGPAEVIDTACSSSLVAVHHAVQELLLGGCDMAIAGGVNLYLSMVDQNIYEMGIASPDGRAKTFDHSANGTGGGEGGGAVLLKPLQQAVADGDHIYAVIKASAVNSDGRSGGITAPNAAAQSLVIEEAWRRAELDPETVTYIEAHGTGTRLGDPVEVEGIASAFRKYTERRQFCAVGSVKTNIGHLDAAAGIAGFIKAALAVFHGYIPASLHFTLPNPHIDFSDMPVYVADSGEEWRPECGVRRAGVSSFGLSGTNCHAILEDYFIKPEPFPAEDVQLFTLSAWSAQALLRYVDRFLQFLPGTAASLADICYCSSLSRSAYTHRLAVTVNSVQDLQRKLVIFRTAYLQDEYALGTGERDQISWNQLSKTDMESAHAELKPNASLWEVAAAYLQGVAIDWRSCYRGQARRRVPLPAYPFEQKRCWTAPAKVLLEAPAPVTPEYAADVVKASDFLHIPGAVFRMGGQLLAEGSFGWEPEYKANLDHFAVQLILQFFRSYGLFNDQNVYSGQEIMHKTRIAPPYQRLVSYMLSFLNQKGCLHSEGDIHSLTGVYSSLDVKDLCAEYCRQYPELAGSFQILKHCFQAYPDVLSGKRSPLSVLFPDGTSHFLQSFANRRRTLGDLHEILAIDALQQHITVLAQLHRPVRILEVGGGSGTIGKAIFSGLAGLQVEYCFTDIGRSIVLEASKQFKEYPFVQYQVFNIEEDPLIQGFKPGQFDIIVGLNVIHATRNLRCALSQLKKIIAAGGVLYLIEKVLSEPGENLVWGLTEGWWHFEDTDIRQATPLLSAPAWEKLLHEEQFADVRSYSLELAGTSDTESGTALIIGSMGKTLALPPEELMYEVRWLPKKPDAEPVSQPGGVWLIFRDELGIGEHLSGQLMRLGCSIITVDKGSEFNFRHSNRFTIDAGEEVHYIRLMNILAEQGRQISGVIHLWACTACAEVPDSGTADLLLQAGLYSVTYLTRAMLNFGTHDEADIRVVTDHAVMLAGDQAVSPGKSSILGLVKVISQEHPKLRCYALDVDTGAYSAEEVSALIMKELAENKNDGLVAFRQERLVQELARFNPKNYPRQEFRVREDGIYIVTGGLGRLGMEICRYLSREKPVKLVIISRSVLPDKLRWRQCLEHPAEGIHPSDMHKLASLLELEDNTGSEIHYFAGDVADEQRMREIMAQVRRIAGSVHGVIHCAAAPGACSQPLKTQTQEKFRQVLRPKIQGTLVLDSLLAQDPLDFFVVYSSVASLWGGVGGADYAAANAFLDAFSASRNARGKNTLAVNWYAWEGLTDPGCMGYMPPGDALAALRIGLSSRMDQVVIGKFDPHVLAEWAPMMKIRLAPDVIRGTSSGIRPVKAEPLPGIAAESLKEVLLTGRSDGEFTVLEKQISLIWAQVLGYEEFDVNDNFFDIGGDSLLILKVLSLVNAQVDAEVEAGDLFSYGTIARLAQFIGDKRAVPQAAPEQPSWAGSTAPEDDALRRLIKSVKNDGISVGEAMKGFEEL, encoded by the coding sequence ATGGTGCATGATGTTGATTTGAAGAGCAAGATCATTGATGAATATTGGATGAAGAAGCTGTCACCGCAGCTCCCCAAGGAGATGCTTCCGGCACAAAATACTTCAGCAGAGAGCTCTGTAGAAGGTACAGAATGCTGGGAAGCGGTAATACCCGTGACAATCCTGAGGCAACTGGAGCAGGTGTCCGGCGGATCAGAACTGGCCAGGCTTATTGTACTGCTGACTGCTGTTTCGGGCCTACTGTGCCGTTACAACGAGCATGGAGAGTCGCTCATCGGTACAACCACATTAAGGCAGTCCGGACAAGAGGGCGGTCAAGTGCTCTATCTAAGAAATCGCGTGGAGCAGGACCAGCCCTGGAAGACTCTGCTGGAAGCCATGCATGCCGAACTCTCGCGTTCGTTCAATCATCGAGGGCTCCCGCTGGAGCAGGTTAAGGAGAGACTGCTTACATTACCGGGCTTCCGTACCGAGGTGCTGCAGCAAATCGCCGTTGTTGATGAAGGACTCCAGACCTCTCCGGAGGGGCTCATGCTTTTCCCGCTGGTGGTAAAGTGGAAGTGTAGTGATTCCACACAAGGGCAAATACTGCAGTTTATCTTCGATCCGAACTTGTACGATGCTGCTATTATTCGTTCGTTTGCCGCCAACCTGGTCCATGTGCTGGGAGCTTTGACGATGAAGCCTCTTGCATCTCTGGATGCCGGCGAATGCCCTATGCTTGCATCCACCGAATGTGAGATTCTCTTAACAACGTTAAATAACACTTTTCACACGGGGAACAGTGTTCGGTTATTGCACCAATTCCTGGAGGAGCAAGCCGCAAGAATGCCGGATCAGACAGCGCTGGTCCAGGAAGACCGGAAGGTGACTTACCGCGAACTTAACCGGAGAGCCAACGGACTGGCTGGAATACTGAGGGAATATGGTGTAAGACCTGAGCAGATTGTGGGGATTGTGGTGCGGCAATCCATTGAGATGATTATCGCCATTAACGCTGTGTTGAAGGCAGGGGGTGCCTATTGTCCGCTTGATCCGGAACTCCCGCAGGAAAGGCTGCAGCAGATGATGGAAGACAGCGGTATAGAGTTTGTGCTGACGATTGGAGCACAGCCTGAGCTAGCTGGCCCCTGGAGGATAATTGACATTACCATTCCCTTTGTTACCGGCTGCGAGGCGGATAATCTGCCGACGTTAGCGGCACCGCATCATTTGGCTTATGTGCTGTACACCTCCGGCTCAACCGGCCGCCCGAAGGGAGTCATGATTGAACACCGGAGCATCGTTAATCAAATAGCAGGCTTAATGCTGCATTATTCGTTTGACGCTTCACTGCGTCATGTACTTCTGGCCCCTTATACATTCGATCCTTCGGTACAACAGGTGTTCCTTCCTTTGGCGACTGGCGGTACGTTATATCTTATTTCCAGAACCCAAATCACTGATCCGGATTGCTTCTGGGATCTGGTATGTGAAGAGAAGATCAATGTCATTAATACTGTTCCTTCCCTGATGGAAGTGCTGATGGAGCAGACAGACGGGCTTCCGCATCAGCTTGATTATGTAATTATGGCGGGTGAATCTTTTACGCATGAATTAGCCTGCAGACTGAAGCAACGTTTCGATATCCGTTTCCTGTTCAATATTTACGGACCTACTGAAGCGACGATCAATACCACTCTGTATGAATGGCATTCGGGCAGCAATCATGGCACTGTACCTATCGGCAAACCCTTGACCAATTATCAGGTGTATGTATTGGATGCCGAGCAGCGGTTGCTTCCCTACGGGGCTTCAGGTGAGCTGTATATCGGCGGAGCCGGCTTAGCCCGCGGCTATATTAACCGCCCGGAGCTGACCAGTAAGGCATTCATCGCTCATCCGTTCAGACCGGGAGCACGATTATACCGTACAGGGGATATAGTGAGATGGTTGCCTGACGGTCACTTACAGTTTATCAGACGAATTGATCACCAGGTCAAAATCAACGGGATGCGGGTCGAGCTGGGCGAGATTGAGAGTGTACTGCGGGAATATCCGGGAATTAAAGAAGTAGCGCTGGTCCATGGCGTTTCCGCTAATTCAACGGAATTAGCGGCCTTTTACACCCGATTCTCTGCGAATGACAAATCGGCTGCAGACATTACGCAAGAGAGCCTGACTGCGCATCTCCGGCGTTTTGTACCCGAGTACATGGTTCCTGTTCATTTCGTTGAATTGGCAAGGATGCCTATGACAGTGAACGGAAAAACGGACAAAAGTGCGCTTAAGGTGCCGCGGCGGATGAACGGATTGGCCGGTCCGCGAAATGCAGTTGAAGAAAAGCTGATAGAGATTTGGCGAAAGCTGCTGGGCGGCGGGGAATTCGGCATACACAGCAGCTTCTTTGAATCCGGCGGTAACTCGCTGTCCGTAGTCCGGCTGCAGAGCCGGATTAACCAGGCCTTTGATGTGAAGTTGACCATCTCCCAATTGTTCACGCACCATACGATTGCATGCCAGGCGGAAGTGCTGCGGTCTTCTGGTAGGGAGAAGGTAAATGTAGAAAGGGAAGGTCTAAGGGCTGTACAAGTGCAGAATTCAGAGCGGGTTGCGGACAGTAACGGAAGCCGATTAAGTGGAAATAATGATATTGCGGTAATCGGAATAGCGTGCCGCTTTCCCCATGCCGCTTCCCAGGAGGAATTCTGGGATAATCTTTGTCGGGGCGTAGATTCGGTGGGTGTGATTCCGCAGCAGCGTCTACAGGATATTCTTCCGGGCATTGCTGTTTCAGATGAGTATGGGGCCAGCTTTCCAAGAGGTGCTTATCTGGAGAGGATCGACACCTTCGATCCGCAATTTTTTCAAATATCGCCGAACGAGGCAGCCATGATGGACCCGCAACAGCGTCTGTTCCTGCAGGTGGTCTGGGAGGCCTTTCAGGATGCGGGCTATGGGGAGAAGGAGGTGTTCGGCTCGCGGACCGGGGTTTTTGCCGGGACGGGCAAGCCGAAATATCTCGAGCTTATGGAGCAAATCGAACCGTCAGCTATTCCGGGGAATCTGCAGGCTGCCATCGCCGGGAGAATTGCATATACCTTTAATTTAACGGGACCGGCCGAAGTGATTGATACCGCTTGCTCTTCCTCACTCGTTGCCGTGCACCATGCCGTTCAGGAACTGCTTCTGGGCGGCTGCGATATGGCCATTGCCGGGGGAGTTAATCTTTATTTGTCGATGGTGGATCAGAATATCTACGAAATGGGAATAGCCTCTCCTGATGGGCGCGCTAAGACCTTTGACCATTCTGCCAATGGGACCGGTGGTGGAGAGGGGGGAGGCGCTGTACTGCTGAAGCCACTCCAGCAGGCTGTAGCCGATGGGGACCACATTTATGCTGTCATCAAGGCAAGCGCGGTGAATTCGGACGGTAGGTCTGGCGGAATTACCGCACCGAATGCTGCAGCCCAATCACTTGTCATTGAGGAAGCCTGGAGGAGGGCAGAACTGGACCCGGAGACCGTTACGTACATTGAGGCGCATGGTACGGGAACAAGGCTTGGGGATCCTGTTGAAGTGGAGGGCATCGCGTCCGCATTTCGTAAGTATACGGAGCGCAGGCAATTTTGTGCAGTGGGGTCGGTCAAGACCAATATCGGCCATTTGGACGCAGCGGCAGGCATTGCCGGCTTCATCAAAGCGGCGCTTGCTGTCTTCCATGGTTACATCCCGGCGTCACTCCACTTCACTCTGCCTAATCCGCATATCGATTTTTCGGATATGCCGGTATATGTGGCGGATTCAGGCGAGGAATGGCGTCCAGAATGCGGAGTCCGCAGAGCGGGTGTCAGTTCCTTCGGACTGAGTGGAACCAACTGCCATGCCATTCTGGAAGACTACTTTATTAAGCCTGAGCCGTTTCCAGCTGAAGACGTGCAATTATTTACTTTGTCTGCCTGGTCTGCGCAAGCGCTTCTGAGATATGTGGATCGTTTCCTGCAGTTTCTTCCGGGTACCGCAGCTTCTCTGGCGGACATCTGTTACTGCTCCAGCCTGAGCCGCTCAGCTTATACCCACCGGTTAGCGGTAACTGTGAATTCTGTTCAGGACCTGCAGCGTAAGCTTGTTATCTTTAGAACCGCGTATCTGCAGGATGAATATGCGTTGGGCACCGGGGAAAGAGATCAAATCTCTTGGAATCAACTGTCCAAAACGGATATGGAGAGTGCTCATGCTGAATTGAAGCCGAATGCATCTCTATGGGAGGTTGCAGCAGCTTATCTGCAAGGTGTAGCAATTGACTGGAGGAGCTGTTATCGCGGGCAAGCCCGCAGACGCGTGCCGCTGCCAGCGTATCCCTTTGAGCAGAAACGATGCTGGACGGCTCCGGCCAAAGTACTGCTGGAGGCACCAGCTCCGGTAACGCCTGAGTATGCGGCAGATGTGGTTAAGGCTTCGGATTTCTTGCACATTCCCGGGGCGGTATTCAGGATGGGTGGACAATTGCTAGCGGAAGGCAGCTTTGGCTGGGAACCGGAATATAAAGCGAATCTGGATCATTTTGCGGTTCAACTCATTCTGCAATTTTTTCGCAGCTACGGATTGTTTAACGACCAAAATGTCTATTCCGGGCAGGAAATTATGCATAAGACGAGAATTGCCCCTCCCTATCAGCGGTTGGTCAGCTATATGCTGTCCTTTCTGAATCAGAAGGGATGTTTACATTCCGAGGGGGATATTCATTCTTTAACCGGTGTATATTCCAGCCTGGATGTGAAGGATTTATGTGCGGAATATTGCCGGCAATATCCGGAGCTTGCAGGCAGCTTCCAGATTCTTAAGCATTGCTTCCAGGCGTATCCAGATGTTCTATCGGGCAAACGTTCTCCGCTGAGCGTACTTTTTCCGGATGGAACCTCTCATTTTCTGCAGTCATTTGCCAATCGGAGGCGGACTTTGGGGGATCTGCATGAAATTCTGGCAATAGATGCTTTGCAGCAGCATATCACTGTGTTAGCCCAGCTTCACCGGCCCGTCCGGATTCTGGAAGTGGGAGGGGGATCGGGGACCATCGGCAAAGCGATTTTCTCCGGACTAGCCGGTCTGCAAGTTGAATATTGTTTTACGGATATAGGGCGGTCGATTGTTCTGGAGGCCAGTAAACAATTCAAGGAGTATCCATTTGTGCAGTACCAGGTTTTTAACATTGAGGAAGATCCGTTGATACAAGGATTCAAGCCCGGCCAATTCGATATCATTGTTGGACTAAATGTGATCCATGCCACTCGGAATTTAAGATGTGCTTTATCGCAACTGAAGAAAATTATAGCGGCGGGCGGGGTATTGTATCTCATTGAAAAAGTATTGAGCGAGCCCGGTGAGAACTTGGTTTGGGGTCTAACCGAGGGCTGGTGGCACTTTGAAGATACGGATATACGGCAAGCTACCCCCTTGCTGTCCGCCCCGGCCTGGGAGAAACTTCTGCATGAGGAACAGTTTGCGGATGTCCGTAGCTATTCCCTGGAACTAGCGGGGACTTCAGATACGGAAAGCGGCACGGCCCTTATTATCGGTTCGATGGGCAAAACCTTAGCCCTGCCGCCTGAAGAACTGATGTATGAGGTGCGCTGGCTTCCCAAAAAACCGGATGCGGAGCCGGTCAGCCAGCCCGGGGGCGTCTGGCTGATCTTCCGGGATGAGCTGGGGATCGGGGAGCACTTGTCCGGGCAGCTTATGCGGCTAGGCTGCAGCATTATTACTGTAGACAAGGGAAGTGAATTCAACTTCCGTCACAGCAACCGGTTTACAATAGATGCCGGAGAAGAGGTCCATTATATCCGTCTAATGAACATTCTGGCTGAACAGGGGCGGCAGATTTCCGGAGTGATACACCTCTGGGCGTGCACAGCCTGTGCGGAAGTGCCCGACAGCGGTACGGCAGATCTGTTGCTGCAAGCAGGACTCTACAGTGTCACATACCTGACAAGAGCTATGTTGAACTTCGGAACTCATGACGAGGCAGATATCCGGGTCGTGACCGACCATGCTGTGATGCTCGCCGGAGACCAAGCCGTCTCTCCCGGGAAGTCGTCGATACTGGGACTTGTCAAGGTCATTTCCCAGGAGCATCCTAAGCTGCGCTGCTATGCGCTTGATGTGGATACCGGCGCTTACTCCGCTGAAGAAGTGTCTGCTTTGATTATGAAGGAACTGGCGGAGAACAAGAATGACGGTCTGGTCGCTTTCCGCCAGGAGCGATTGGTTCAGGAGTTAGCCCGGTTCAATCCGAAGAATTATCCCCGGCAGGAATTCAGGGTCCGTGAGGATGGAATCTATATTGTTACCGGAGGATTGGGCAGGCTGGGAATGGAGATCTGTAGGTATTTATCCCGGGAGAAGCCTGTCAAGCTGGTCATTATCAGCCGCTCCGTATTGCCTGACAAGCTTCGCTGGAGACAGTGTCTGGAGCACCCGGCAGAAGGTATACATCCTTCGGATATGCATAAACTGGCGTCGCTTCTGGAACTGGAGGATAACACCGGATCGGAGATTCACTATTTTGCCGGAGATGTTGCTGATGAGCAGCGCATGCGCGAGATTATGGCGCAAGTACGGAGAATAGCGGGCAGCGTTCATGGGGTGATCCATTGCGCGGCTGCACCGGGTGCCTGCAGTCAACCGCTGAAAACCCAGACCCAAGAGAAATTCCGGCAAGTTCTGCGGCCCAAGATACAGGGAACGCTGGTGCTTGACAGTCTGCTGGCTCAAGATCCACTGGATTTCTTTGTAGTCTACTCCTCGGTCGCCTCCCTCTGGGGCGGGGTCGGAGGAGCCGATTACGCTGCGGCCAATGCCTTCTTGGATGCCTTCAGTGCCAGCCGAAATGCACGTGGAAAGAATACGCTGGCTGTGAATTGGTATGCATGGGAGGGACTGACCGACCCCGGATGCATGGGATATATGCC